TCTGCGCCTGAAGGCGCTACTACAAACTTTTAGGTAGAGTGACATGGACCATAAAACAATTCGAGAAAAACTCACCTTTGTAAAGACCGACAAGCTCATCGTGAGTCTGCTCGGTCTTGCGGTGCTCGTGCTGAGCGGATACGGCTTTTACGACCATTTCACCCCGGAATGGAAGGCGTATCAATCCGAGTTCCGCGGCCTGATTGCGGATAAGCTCGGCGCCGAGCGCGCCGCTGCCGTGCCCACGGGTTTGCAGCAAATTTATGTGAAGGAATTGAACCAAGCCGACCGCTGTGTGACCTGCCATCAGGGCATCGAATGGAAAGGCCTGGAAAGCGCGCCGGAGCCGCATCGCACGCATCCCAAAGAAATTTTGCAGAAGCATCCCGTTGCCAAATACGGTTGCACGAGTTGTCACGGCGGGCAAGGTTTCGCCACGGATATGCAAGCCGCGCACGGGTTGGTCGAGCATTGGGAAAAGCCGATGCTAGGCAAGGAACTGGGCGATTTTTATGTGCTCAGCGACAAAAAGGCGCTGATGCAAATGAACTGCAACGTCTGCCATCGCTATGACAAAGAAACCAAAGGCGCGGGCTATATCAATCGCGCCAAACAATTGGTGCATGACAAAGGCTGCCGCGCGTGTCACGTCATCAACGGCCGCGGCGGCACGGTCGGGCCGGATTTAACGTGGGAGGGCGACAAATCTCCCGAGCAATTCAATTATGAACGCATCAAAGGCTTTCATTCGGAGTTCACCTGGCAGGCGGCGCATTTCAAAAATCCCAAAGAACTGGTGCCGGAAACCGTG
This is a stretch of genomic DNA from Cytophagia bacterium CHB2. It encodes these proteins:
- a CDS encoding c-type cytochrome; amino-acid sequence: MDHKTIREKLTFVKTDKLIVSLLGLAVLVLSGYGFYDHFTPEWKAYQSEFRGLIADKLGAERAAAVPTGLQQIYVKELNQADRCVTCHQGIEWKGLESAPEPHRTHPKEILQKHPVAKYGCTSCHGGQGFATDMQAAHGLVEHWEKPMLGKELGDFYVLSDKKALMQMNCNVCHRYDKETKGAGYINRAKQLVHDKGCRACHVINGRGGTVGPDLTWEGDKSPEQFNYERIKGFHSEFTWQAAHFKNPKELVPETVMPNFNFSSMDAQALTMLVMSWKKTNLPIEYFPNHNVRDIPTPEEIEKEKRMSEGPGSFFVKKNCFVCHSVSSLGVEAAAQIGPDLSLAVEDVQSRFGRTLDDFFMRPTGTMEVVLATMIPLTPEERQEAIAKMRYAYEQRKLQQAESAQ